The following proteins come from a genomic window of Verrucomicrobiota bacterium:
- a CDS encoding formylglycine-generating enzyme family protein has product MKEFVRTVLLLSLVLALVNGCGRETPEARSQTQAGGDKPAPANLAAPAADSAKTAPDSKSETVLIPAGRFTMGDKNEVDSPPHEVSVSAFYMDKFLVTQEQFQRVMGSNPSRWKGDKNPVEQVRWSDAVRFCNKRSELEGLQPCYDTNTWQCNFDANGYRLPTEAEWEYACRAGTTTAYFFGDNSAKLGDYAWIEKNSSGRPRPVGQKQPNPWGLYDICGNVWEWCNDFYKVDYYAESPKQDPRGPQTGENKVLRGGAWRFGDESARSGYRYNENPGYSDVCFGYDIYGFRCVRKASGDAAR; this is encoded by the coding sequence ATGAAAGAATTTGTCAGAACTGTTTTGTTGTTGTCCCTGGTCCTTGCGCTGGTGAACGGGTGCGGGCGTGAAACGCCGGAGGCTCGTTCGCAAACTCAAGCTGGCGGCGATAAGCCGGCGCCAGCGAATCTCGCGGCGCCAGCGGCAGATTCGGCCAAGACTGCGCCGGACTCCAAATCGGAAACGGTTCTCATCCCGGCCGGTCGCTTCACGATGGGCGACAAAAACGAGGTCGATTCACCGCCGCACGAAGTTTCGGTCAGCGCGTTCTACATGGACAAATTCCTTGTGACTCAGGAGCAATTCCAGAGAGTCATGGGCTCGAATCCATCGCGCTGGAAAGGAGACAAGAATCCCGTCGAGCAGGTGCGCTGGTCCGATGCGGTCCGATTCTGCAACAAGCGATCCGAGTTAGAGGGCCTTCAGCCTTGCTACGACACCAATACCTGGCAGTGCAACTTCGACGCCAATGGCTACCGGTTGCCCACGGAAGCGGAGTGGGAGTACGCCTGCCGGGCGGGAACCACGACGGCTTATTTCTTCGGCGACAATTCCGCGAAGCTCGGAGATTACGCCTGGATCGAAAAGAATTCCAGCGGCCGCCCCAGGCCCGTTGGCCAGAAGCAGCCGAATCCCTGGGGGCTTTACGACATCTGCGGCAACGTCTGGGAATGGTGCAACGACTTCTACAAGGTGGATTATTACGCGGAGTCGCCCAAACAGGATCCGAGAGGCCCGCAGACCGGGGAAAACAAGGTGCTTCGCGGCGGAGCCTGGCGATTCGGCGACGAGAGCGCGCGCTCCGGATATCGCTACAACGAGAATCCGGGTTACTCGGACGTATGCTTCGGCTACGACATCTACGGCTTCCGCTGCGTGCGAAAAGCGTCCGGCGACGCGGCGCGCTGA